CCTGCCATAGCGCTGTTGACGCCAAAGAAGAGAAGTGCCAGGACAGCGATAAGACAGATAATAAGGTTTTTTCTCATAATCTCCCCCCTAATTAGCTTTTTAGACTAGATCACTTTACATCACGTCGTCCAGTTACTTTCTTGAAGTCACCCGTGATAACTCACCTCCTTTCGTTTGGTTTTTTTGTTTAAGAGCAGCTCTCCGCAAAGGTGTTTTTTATCTACGTTTAAGAATCAAAAACGTTGTTTTGTGTCAGTGTCTATTGCACCAAATAAGAATTTGTAAATATTTTGATAAACATAAAAGTGTTTGTCAACCCTAATTTTATGTTTAAAACTATCATCAAAAGCTTTTTTAATCTCAAATCCTCAAGGAAAAATAGTTTATCATTTAGCCCTTTGATGTTTTTCTTCGACCCCTTTTATTTAACCAAATGTTGAATATAACAGAACAGAAAGGAAGTCAAGCAATATTTTACAGTATGTAAAAAAAATATTTTAGAAAATGGTTCAATTCAAGACTGATTATCTCTTGTCAATGTTTTAACTTTTGGATGATAGTAATAATTATCCAAATTTATATAGTTTCACAGCAGTACAACTTTTGCTCGTTTACCAAGCCCAGAATATTGTGATCATGGTGCCATGATTAATTCTCATCAAAGGGTGAGAGAGAGCAGATGGGGTACCTGTGCGAAGACCGATAAGGATTCTCCAAGCTTAAAACTCCTACCACATAACAACACGAACGAATAACAGAGTATCAGATTCGACGAGAAAAAAATTATGAGATTCTGCGCCGGAGTCTTTCATTATGCCATTAAAAATATTCAGTGATATATTCCACTTTGTTCTTATGCCGAACCATTACAACATGATCGTTCACCTGTCACAGGAAAATCAGCACCGCCTCCTGCCGTTCCTCAACGCAATGGTTGCTCTTCTGCAAAACATGCGAGAACAAAGGAGTGACTATCTGTGAGACTCAATATATCGTATGGTGAATCCTTGAAGTTCTCCAACTATCGGGGGAGGCCAGGAGCATCAGTATAAGATGTAACCGGGAACTCCCTGTGTTTTCCCGAATGGTCACCGATAGAACATTCGAGTTTTAGGTTTATGGATGAGTTATTGTTTCATCGCCTTTTGCCGCGATGTNNNNNNNNNNNNNNNNNNNNNNNNNNNNNNTCTGACCACCTGCATCCTTCACAACCTTTCCCCGGTAATCGAGAAAGAGGAGCAGGCAGTCATGCTTGTAATCATACTCTTCTCCCAGGCCCCTTTCCTGGAAGTCGAGCTCTTCCGACAGATCGATTTTCACCGGCACAAAATCCCTGTTCAACTTGTCAATGATGAGGGTATTGCTATAGATGTTCTTTTCCATTGCCATACACCGGTGACAATTGTATGGCATGCTAAAATCGACAACCATGGGTTTTTTCTCGGCCCGAGCTTTCTTNNNNNNNNNNNNNNNNNNNNNNNNNNNNNNNNNNNNNNNNNNNNNNNNNAACCGCTGCCAAAAGTGTTGCGAACGGTTTCTTTATATCTAAATAACTTCTCATTTCTCCCTCCCGTAATTGAAAATAATACTTTTTATTATTATAAAGCAACCATATGAACCGGACCGCCTAAAGTTAATAAACAGGGTAATGACCTGCTCGCCAAAAACTGATTCAAGTATTATGATATGGTCTAAATAGCTTAAGGGAGTAAATACTATTCTCAGCTACAATTCAACGCATAAACTTCACTCCCCAACCCTGACCTATATAGTTATTGAAAAGTTTTTGCAACGGAGCCCCCGTACTGTGTCAAGACAGCAAGTTTCAGAGCAATTTCTGGAAATTTAAAGTGAGTCGTGAATGCTGTCGTCAGTGATTATCAGTATTTTCTTTGTTATGTAAAAATATCAGTTAAATTGTACTTNNNNNNNNNNNNNNNNNNNNNNNNNNNNNNNNNNNNNNNNNNNNNNNNNNNNNNNNNNNNNNNNNNNNNNTTTTTGCTCTGACACCTAATATTTATTATCGCGATCTTCTTTGGATCAATTTAACGATTTATTAGTTGCCCCCCGTTTTTCACGTAGATAATGTTTCCCTACCGGTTCGATTATCGGAACAAAAGGTACAAAAAATAAAATCATAATCCATGAGACCAATCATTTTTAAGCGCTCTAAGAACTTGCTCTGACACCTACCTCTTCCGTAACAACCTGAAATTTAATTCGTATGTTTGCTCTGTCACCGATCTTAGATGATTGTGGTCGTGGTGGCACGATTGTTTCTTTTCAGCAAGTAAAAGACAACACAGGAGGAAGCTATGGGAAGGCCAAAAAGAATTTTACAAGCACACTATCCCTACCACATAACGACAAGGACGAATAACAAAACATTCAGGTTCAACAAGAAAAAAATTATGAAAATTTACGCCGATGTCTTGAATTCTGCTATTAAAAAATACTCGGTGAAAGTGTTTCACCTTGTTCTTATGGCAAACCATTACCATATTATTATCCAGACACCAGAGGAGAACCTTCATCGATTCTTCCAGTTCGTCAACTCCCGGGTAGCTCTGCGCTATAATAAACGCGAAAAAAGAAGCGGGCACCTCTGGGGGGAGAGATACCGGGCTACGATACTTTCAACAGATGAACATTACCTGAGGTGTATCCGTTACATTTACTTGAATCCCGTAAGAGCCGGTGAAGTAAAGACCCCAAATAAGTGGGCAGATTCAACCTTTCAATTTCATGCTTTTGGTAAACCGGTGGAGATTGTACTCTCAAGAGACCGCTTCTTTATTATGGTAACGAGACAAAGGAAAAAGGAATTTAATTACGGAGAAACGTTTCTTAATCTCTTTGATGATTGTCTGGATAATGAGTATAGTTTAAAAATAGAGTTGCGAAGGAGATTTTACGGGTCAGAATGGTTTATTGAAGAGATGCGGGCACAATACAGTTCGGCCTAGTTTTGCCCCGTGTGGAATGGAAAATTAAATNNNNNNNNNNNNNNNNNNNNNNNNNNNNNNNNNNNNNNNNNNNNNNNNNNNNNNNNNNNNNNNNNNNNNNNNNNNNNNNNNNNNNNNNNNNNNNNNNNNNNNNNNNNNNNNNNNNNNNNNNNACTCCTTTATAACGCAAGCCGGGACATTTGCACTATCGATACTTCCGGATAGCGAAAGGGGGATTGAACTGGGCCGTCACTTCGGGCTTGTTTCAGGAAGGGAAGTCGATAAGTTTGCCAATGTTGAATATTTTACCGATAAAACCNNNNNNNNNNNNNNNNNNNNNNNNNNNNNNNNNNNNNNNNNNNNNNNNNNNNNNNNNNNNNNNNNNNNNNNNNNNNNNNNNNNNNNNNNNNNNNNNNNNNNNNNNNNNNNNNNNNNNNNNNGAGGCGGGTGACCATACAATCTTTATTGCTGAAATCATTTCAGGAAAGGTTTTAAATGAATCAATAAAACCACTGGCTTTTTTTCCCTCTCACTATTTTGGCCGTTAAGCAGGCATTATTTTTCTCCAGTGTGCCAACGGAAGCTATCTTTCCGTCTGGATCTATAGTCCCTCCCGCATACCTACTTGCCAGTTCGGCATTTTAGTTCTATAGCGTTTATTTTTGGATTGTCATCCAATATTTTTTCAACTTATTTTTCTCGGCAAAATGGTGTCAGAGCATTATAAGCTGAGAATTTTATGTGAGGCAACTTGGGGGGTGATTAGGTGTCAGAGCACTTTATGTGAGATGGGAATGCTTTGATCATCTTGACCGATACCTTCTTTATTAGTATTAAAATAAAGTTGAATTTATACTTCATTTATATATAATTTAGCATAATTAAAGTTGGGGGGGGGATATCTCAGGTGAATATTCAAAACATGAGACGCTATCGAGCCATATTTGTCATCAGTTTCTATGCTTTTTTCATATACCTGTTTTACTATGGATTTTCCACTTCCAATGCCGTTGTTGATTATGGCGATGTCGAAACCTATCTCCACACGATATCCGATCTTGAATCCGGAATCGAGTCTGCATTGAAACAGGGAGTGAGGGAGTTTATCCTTCCTTCCGGTATCAGAGTTACGTTAACTCTCGATACCGAACTCCAAAGTGTTGTAAATGATATCTTCGTCAAATATGACCTCCCAGTCGGATCATTTATTGCGATAGAACCGAAAAGTGGCAAAATCATTGCCATGTCAGGGTATTCTTCCCGCGATGGGTTGCTGATGGAGCCAAACCTGCTCGCCAGCTACCCTGCCGCCTCACTAATCAAGATAATTACCGCTTCTGCAGCTTTGGAAGAGCTTAAATTTTCTCCGGGAACTGAAATTTCCTACAGAAGTGGGTTGTACAGGGTATCTCAACTTGATTTAAGAACACCGGAATCCAATAGATATCCTACGATGACCTTAACCGAGGCAATAGCAAAGTCGGCAAATAATGTTTTCGGAAAACTAACGGCAAACTATATCGGAAGGGAGCGGTTTATAAAATATCTCGATAGATTTTGTTTTTCAAGATCGTTACCCTTTGACTTCGATGTTGAAGAGAGCTTTGCCCAGGTGCCCGAGGAAGATTTGGAGCTTGCAAGAGCGGGCGCTGGTTTCGGGAAAATGATGATCTCTCCCATACACGCTGCGATGATTGGAGCTTCTGTGGCGAACAATGGGGTCATGATGAGGCCATATATCGTTGAATCGATAAGGGACAAGAGAGGGAATGTACTCTATTTGGCCAAAGAGGAGATTCTTGCAAAGACGGTACAGCCTGAAACTGCTAAAAATTTAATAAGGATGATGAAGAAAACCCCCGTTTTTGGGACGATGCGAAGGGCTTTTTCAAAAAGGAAATGGAGAAAATTAGCCCAAAAGTTTGATGTGGCCGGAAAAACAGGATCGATTACCTGGGGGCCGCCGAAACTTCGATATGAGTGGTCTCTCGGTATAGCTCCAGCGAGTGCTCCCTCCATATGTTTCGTTTCTCTCACGGGGAATAATGACCTCTGGCACATCAAGAGTACCCATGTCGTGAGGGAAGCTCTTGCAGAGTATTTCAACTATGATTACAAGAAAACAGTTCGGAAGAAAAAGGCAAAGAAAAGGAAAAGAAGAAAGAGGACAAACAGGAGAAACCAGAGCTGAGATCAGAGATAAACTGTTTTCCTCCCGAAGGTGTCAGAGCAAAAGGAATTGAGCAAGGTTTTTCGGTGGTTGGGATGTGGGAGTAAGTGAATAAAAAGGTAGCATATTCTCTCATTGTAATAGTCCTTGGTTTAACTGCATTTGTTGCTTCCCTGATCGAATACTCTGATTCCATGCTGACAGAGGAAATGAATACATTGCTTCAAAAACAGATAAATGCCGAATCGAGCATGGAAAGTGTGCATTTCAGTCTGATCAGGGGAATGATATCGGCACGAAATTTAGCGATTAAAGATCAGAAAGGGGCAGAAAAAGAATACCTTTTAAAAATAAATAATATCTCTGCTGATGTGAGTCCCGGCGAGTTGTTTGCGAAAAAGATTGAGATCAGCATACTTGAAGTGAATGGATTGCAGATAACCGCTCGAAAAAAGGGGTTATGGGAAAATTTCGATAATATTTTTTCCAAAAACCGGGAAGTTATCGATGTAGGCACACGAAGGAGGAGGGGAGAAAGCCCTGTTGAGATAATGATAAAAAATATAAGGATTAGCCAGGCCACGATCTTCTCTCACTTTCTGAAAGATAACAAATCCGCAATGATCGATACGGTAGACATTCCCGGACTCTGGAGACTCAGGGATAGGAGCGGGATCGATACCCTTGTTGAAGCAATAATGAAGTCTCTGGAAAAGGAAATTGCAAGGAAAAAAATTAAAGATAATTGAAAAGGGAATCANNNNNNNNNNNNNNNNNNNNNNNNNNNNNNNNNNNNNNNNNNNNNNNNNNNNNNNNNNNNNNNNNNNNNNNNNNNNNNNNNNNNNNNGTTTCTCTATCGGGAACGATCAGAGTGGTTTTTTATCTCGTGGCACGGTAATCTCTTAAGCTTTTCCACAATGTGCACAGTAAAAAAAACAGACAGGATACGATGACAATCGACGCGCCGGCAGATGAGTTCAAATGAAAAGATACGATAATTCCGCCCATTCCCGAGAGAACACTTAAGATTACAGAACTATAAAACATCCAGGCGATGCTGCTTGTGATTGCTCGGGCACTTGCGGCAGGGACGACGAGAAGGGCGGTAACGAGAAGAATACCCACTGTTTTAATAGACAAGGTGACTACGAGGCCAAGGAGGAGGGAAAAGGCATATTTTAAAATCGTCACTCCCGTGACGTGGGTTGAGGCGAAGGTTTCATCAATGCCGACAAGGGTCAATTTGTCAAAGTTGACGATAATAAATGTCGATGTGACGATGAGCAGGAGAAAGGTTATGGCGAGGTCAGTGTTGTTTATCAGAAGAATATCACCATAGAGGAAAGTGTGAAAATTTCTGAAAAGGCCTTTCGATGAGGAGACGATAACGATACCGAGAGAAACCGAAAATGAGAAGAAGACACCTATGATCGTATCGTACGACATGCCCGTTTTTTTCCGGAAGAATACCACCAAGAGACCGATAATCACACCGAAAGCCACCACAGTGAATAGGGGGTCAACGCCTGCAATAAGGCCGAGGGCAACACCGGTGAAGGCAGAGTGGGAAATGGCGTCGCTAAAAAACGCCATCTGAAAGTTGACCACGAATATGCCCATCATCCCGGCGAGAAGGCACACCATGATGACTTCTACCAACGAACTCCTTAAAAGGCTGAAGAGGATAGGATCAAACAATGTGGAATCGTGCCTCCTTGCTCTGTCACCCTGGTTTTTTCCCGGTATCGTGGTCGGCGCGGTCCCCCGTTTCCTCATGTGTGCAGATCACGTCGTGTGATTCGCCATGGAGATAGAGGCCTGAGTGGGTCCCGAAGAGGTCAAGGAGATTATCGCTTGTCATGACCTCGACGGGAGAACCGGAGCATTTGACCGTCTTGTTCAGGCACAGGACGTAATGGGCGTGACTCGTCACGACGGTCAGGTCGTGGGAGACCAGGACGATGGTTTTCCCCGTCTGCCGCTGAATATCTTCCAGGATGTCGCAAAAAAGCTGCTCCCCCCCAACGTCGATACCCGAAGCAGGCTCGTCGAGCAGCAGTATTTCCGGGTTTCTGCACAGAGACTTCGCCAGGAGAACCCTCTGCAGCTCCCCGCCGGAGAGCTCGCTCACTCTTTTTTCGATCAGCGGTAAGCTGTTGACCATCCTCAGGAAATGCTCGAACCGTTCCCGTCTTTTTTTCTCGATGCCGAAAATGACGGATTTCCCCCGCTCCCCCAGGCTCAGGAATTCGATGACCTTGAGGGGGAGCCCTCGATCGAGCTCCATCCTCTGGGGCACGAAGCCGATGGATGACCGTTCCTGCTCGGCCCTGTCCTTTCCGCCGATCGATATCGTTCCGCTGTAATGGACCAGCCCGAGAATGCATTTGAGCAGGGTCGTTTTCCCCGCGCCGTTTGGGCCGATTACGGCGGTGAGCTTTCCGGAAGGGATCTCGGCAGAGACATTATCGAGAACATTCTGGTTTCCAAGGGAGACGGAGAGGTTTTCGATATGTATCAGGGTGTCCATTAGTTACATTGTAAACGATGAGATTAATTTTTCGACATTCATGAGCATGGTTTCTTCATAGCGGGTTACGTTTTTACCGCCCGAAATGATGGGGTCGAACCAGACAACGGGGGCATCGGTCTTTCCCGCGATCATGCTCGTGATTCTATCAGGCTCGGGTGACTCGCTGACGAGGATCACCTTTCCTCCCTTTGCCTTTATCGTATCGAGGATGTCGGCAAGCCTTTTAGGAGATGGCGGGATGCCGTGGACCTCTTCGATGTGATAGAGAATCCTGGCCCCGTAATCGATCGCAAATATATCGAGGGCGTCGTGGAAGGTTATGATATCGAAAACGTCCGCCTTTGATAACAGCGAGGAAATCCGCTCCGATAACGCTTCGAGCTTTTTCCTGTATATCTTCACGTTCTCCCTGATGGCAGCGTCATATTCGGGAAAGGCTTCTTGAAGGGCCTTCCCTATCTCCTCACACTCGATTATGGCCCGTTTCGGACTCAGCCACGTGTGGGGGTTTCTGGCATCTATGGGGGAAAGACCGCTCACCCGAAAGGAGGCCTGATGGGTCAGGACTACTCTGGCGCGGGGGTTCAAGTCCCTGATTTTGCCCAGATCGAAGAACTCCTCGGCCTTGCCGTTTGCGATTATCACTTCAGCCGAGGCTATCTTTTTTACCCCCTGAACCGTCATGGTGTAGACGTGGGGATTGGCGTTTTCCCCCTCGACGAGAAGTTCAAGGTGAACGCCGTTGATTCCGTTGAGTATATTGGCCGAGAAGATGTAAAGGGGCAAAATCGTTGTGAGCACTTCCCTGCTGGAGGCTGCTGCGGCCTGATAACAAGAGCTCGTGAGAACAATGGAGAGAAAAACGACACCGATATGGCGGGTAAGTTTTCGGAACATGAGGAAACAGGAGGTGTTCAACTGATCAATTCCCCGATGGTGCGCACCAGAACTTTTCCCTTTACCGGCTTGGGAATGATCCGGTCTACCCCGTAGATGTTTAGCTGGGAGTGATCCATGAACGTTCCCCAGCCGGTCAGCATGATAACGGGCACACGCCCGTCGAGATCCTTCGCTTTCCGGGCTATCTCGAGCCCGTTGATAGCCGGCATGCCGAGGTCGGTGATGATGACGACTTTGGCTCCGTCCCGCAGGGAGGTGAGGTTTTCCCGTAAAAACTTGAGCCCCGCGCTGCTGTTGTCAAACGCGAAAACGCTGCAGCCCATTTCCGTGAGCAGCTCGTCCGTCGCATTCCTGATGGGCTCCTCGTCTTCAAAAAGGATGACCTTGGTGCCGGCAATGTCGTAATCCTTCTCTTCGTCCTCGTGTGGTCCTTCCGTGATCTCCGGATCTGATATCGGCAGATGAAGTATGAAGGAAGTTCCTTTGCCTGCCCACGATTCAAGGTCCACCTGCCCTCCGTGTGCGGTGATGATCCCGTAGACGGTTGATAACCCCAGGCCTGATCCCTTCTCTCCCTTCGTGCTGAAAAAGGGCTCAAACGCCCTGTCGCGGATTCGGGGCTGCATCCCCACCCCCGAATCGGTAAAGACCGTTTTCACCCTGTCGTGTTCGTTCTGGGTGCTTATCCGTATCTTGCCGCCTTTGGGCATGGCATCGAGGGCGTTGATGATCAGGTTTATAAAGACGTCTTTCAGTTCTCCCTCGTTTCCCTGGATGGTGTGGAGTTCATCCTCGAGCTTGAGGGTGATGTCGATGGATATCCCCTTTGAATGGGACATGTCCTTCCACCGCGGAGAGGTGATATCCACCGCCTCCGTGATCACGTCGTTTAAGTTGACGGGGCCGAAGGTCTTCCTGTCCCGCTTATAAAATGAGCGGAGTTTCTTCACCGTTGCGGCGCCCGTGTGGGCGGCGTTCTCGATGATCTCGAGCTCTTTTAAAAGTTCCGAATCCTCGACCTTGAGCTTCATGAGTTCCGCCCGCATCGAGATGGCGGCCAGGATATTGTTGAAGTCGTGTGCGATCCCCGAGGCCAGCTTGCCAAGAGCGGTCAATTTCTCGGACTGACGGATGTACTCCTCCATCTTTTTTATCTTCGACAGGTCCTTGGATATCCCCACCGTCCCGATCAGCGCCCCATCCTCGCCATACAGGGCGGAAGCCGACAGCAGGACCTCGACCAGCGTCCCGTCTTTTTTCTTCAGGGATACGTTGTAGTTCCTGATTTTTCCCCTGTTCTTGCGCATCGCCTGGCCGATTTTTCTCGCTTCTGCAAGAGAGGGGTAGATCTCGGACACGTGCTTGCCCTGAATCTCCTCCGCCGAGTATCCGAGCACCTCAGAGGCTCCCTTGCTGAAATAGACGATTTTGCCTTTCTCATCCGTCGATATTATGGAGTCAGGAGTCGACTCGATCAGCGTCTCGAGGTAATCCGATATCTCCTGGGCTTTCTTCAGGCTCTCTTCCAGCTGCTTTTTGTACTCCAGTTCCTTCGTGATGTCCTTGATAAAATGAACGCTCTTTTCGATCTCCCCCCGCTCGTCGAAAACGGGCGATATGGTTACCCTGAACGTACCGGGAATTTTGCTGTAGGTGTGGATCGATTCGACGGGTTTTTTCTCCGTGATGCACTTGACGTGGCCGCACTCTTCTGTTTCCTGTTTCTTGCAGGCGAAGAGCTCGTGGCACTTCCTGCCGATGATCCTGCCGGGGTCAAAACCGCGGTGATTGGCGAATACCGTGTTGAAGTTGGTGACCGTATAGTCCATGTCGATGACAAAGACGCCATCCGATATTGAGTTGAAGATCAGCTCCCACTCATTTTTGCTTTTGAGCACATCGGCGAAGAGGCTGGCGTTGCCAACGGCGCTCGATATCTGATTGGCCACGGCGGAAAGGAGGCTGATATCCCCCTCTGAAAAGCCCCTGTCACCCTGTGTGTGGTCTACGGTGAGCAGCCCCATGAAGTCTCCGTGGTTGAAAATGGGAAGGAGGAGCATCTTTTTGATGTTGAGGGCGTACATGAGCCCCCTCTCCTTCACGTT
Above is a genomic segment from Deltaproteobacteria bacterium containing:
- a CDS encoding DUF255 domain-containing protein → KKARAEKKPMVVDFSMPYNCHRCMAMEKNIYSNTLIIDKLNRDFVPVKIDLSEELDFQERGLGEEYDYKHDCLLLFLDYRGKVVKDAGGQ
- a CDS encoding ATP-binding cassette domain-containing protein, with translation MDTLIHIENLSVSLGNQNVLDNVSAEIPSGKLTAVIGPNGAGKTTLLKCILGLVHYSGTISIGGKDRAEQERSSIGFVPQRMELDRGLPLKVIEFLSLGERGKSVIFGIEKKRRERFEHFLRMVNSLPLIEKRVSELSGGELQRVLLAKSLCRNPEILLLDEPASGIDVGGEQLFCDILEDIQRQTGKTIVLVSHDLTVVTSHAHYVLCLNKTVKCSGSPVEVMTSDNLLDLFGTHSGLYLHGESHDVICTHEETGDRADHDTGKKPG
- a CDS encoding metal ABC transporter permease; this encodes MFDPILFSLLRSSLVEVIMVCLLAGMMGIFVVNFQMAFFSDAISHSAFTGVALGLIAGVDPLFTVVAFGVIIGLLVVFFRKKTGMSYDTIIGVFFSFSVSLGIVIVSSSKGLFRNFHTFLYGDILLINNTDLAITFLLLIVTSTFIIVNFDKLTLVGIDETFASTHVTGVTILKYAFSLLLGLVVTLSIKTVGILLVTALLVVPAASARAITSSIAWMFYSSVILSVLSGMGGIIVSFHLNSSAGASIVIVSCLFFLLCTLWKSLRDYRATR
- a CDS encoding PAS domain S-box protein: MLNLEAKYQAFARFVREKARAGSVENLLAATPSKLLLLFPELVSVSYIEVNSEAGIVRVTAHVGPKDLIHLSPPKELFRFKLEAVREKGDDSLKELIRKNLHLPAPLCVHFLPLNAAFHQSSGFFVLVFPRDNPNNREVIHQVEELLSYLETTRENLILKAEFAEMDANYRIIAKALSEKKLTPEEEAQPLLQAILETATQNFQAPFAVLFRREGNTLAALLHFGTSPSFKEHQGKEEPLAVELYRSDAMPDTHIFEAEYYREKIEKQIVPQLAHGALNEALAIPLSPFGKHTYVIALFFDHLEEEKRSHYQKAGTLFSGIASSSIESRLNKSALSSATSALVQEKKNTSDLLNLTNLVSSTLNVGHSLSIVVKKIRELFDADRCSIIVKVHGKNEGVLQYSTSRDHSIEEPVGMRINEQECPYFFSPARTKKPLIIESTDSLKLNVKERGLMYALNIKKMLLLPIFNHGDFMGLLTVDHTQGDRGFSEGDISLLSAVANQISSAVGNASLFADVLKSKNEWELIFNSISDGVFVIDMDYTVTNFNTVFANHRGFDPGRIIGRKCHELFACKKQETEECGHVKCITEKKPVESIHTYSKIPGTFRVTISPVFDERGEIEKSVHFIKDITKELEYKKQLEESLKKAQEISDYLETLIESTPDSIISTDEKGKIVYFSKGASEVLGYSAEEIQGKHVSEIYPSLAEARKIGQAMRKNRGKIRNYNVSLKKKDGTLVEVLLSASALYGEDGALIGTVGISKDLSKIKKMEEYIRQSEKLTALGKLASGIAHDFNNILAAISMRAELMKLKVEDSELLKELEIIENAAHTGAATVKKLRSFYKRDRKTFGPVNLNDVITEAVDITSPRWKDMSHSKGISIDITLKLEDELHTIQGNEGELKDVFINLIINALDAMPKGGKIRISTQNEHDRVKTVFTDSGVGMQPRIRDRAFEPFFSTKGEKGSGLGLSTVYGIITAHGGQVDLESWAGKGTSFILHLPISDPEITEGPHEDEEKDYDIAGTKVILFEDEEPIRNATDELLTEMGCSVFAFDNSSAGLKFLRENLTSLRDGAKVVIITDLGMPAINGLEIARKAKDLDGRVPVIMLTGWGTFMDHSQLNIYGVDRIIPKPVKGKVLVRTIGELIS
- a CDS encoding zinc ABC transporter solute-binding protein, with product MNTSCFLMFRKLTRHIGVVFLSIVLTSSCYQAAAASSREVLTTILPLYIFSANILNGINGVHLELLVEGENANPHVYTMTVQGVKKIASAEVIIANGKAEEFFDLGKIRDLNPRARVVLTHQASFRVSGLSPIDARNPHTWLSPKRAIIECEEIGKALQEAFPEYDAAIRENVKIYRKKLEALSERISSLLSKADVFDIITFHDALDIFAIDYGARILYHIEEVHGIPPSPKRLADILDTIKAKGGKVILVSESPEPDRITSMIAGKTDAPVVWFDPIISGGKNVTRYEETMLMNVEKLISSFTM